One segment of Thermovenabulum gondwanense DNA contains the following:
- a CDS encoding nitroreductase family protein, producing the protein MESKKDVFLQVVADRRSIRNYTNEKISEEDLRLILESARLAPSGENAQPWRFIIVRDEESKKFLARISKNASGRRFTGEFLSKQMQERFKSLEDEEKKIAAFKKLTSGDVSGFVSEGDLILIVIGKKDVWDLPYDTSAAIENILLTVTSLDLGSCWVIAPCIDIRDELKVKEYFKIPEEYKVISILSIGKPSRIPNPRPRIPLKDLVFNEKFGEAYYSE; encoded by the coding sequence ATGGAATCCAAAAAAGATGTCTTTTTGCAAGTAGTTGCCGACAGGAGAAGCATAAGAAATTATACCAATGAAAAAATTTCTGAAGAAGATTTGAGGTTAATTCTTGAAAGTGCGCGGTTAGCTCCATCGGGAGAAAATGCTCAGCCCTGGAGATTTATTATTGTTAGAGATGAGGAAAGTAAAAAATTCCTTGCAAGAATCTCGAAAAATGCAAGCGGAAGGAGATTTACGGGCGAATTTTTAAGCAAACAAATGCAGGAAAGGTTTAAATCCCTGGAAGATGAGGAAAAGAAAATTGCTGCATTTAAAAAATTGACTTCCGGTGATGTATCGGGATTTGTAAGTGAAGGGGACCTAATTTTAATTGTAATCGGCAAAAAGGATGTTTGGGATTTGCCATACGACACTTCAGCTGCGATAGAAAATATATTGTTAACCGTAACCAGCTTGGATTTAGGTTCTTGCTGGGTAATTGCACCATGCATCGATATAAGGGATGAGCTGAAAGTAAAGGAGTATTTTAAAATTCCTGAAGAATACAAGGTAATAAGCATTCTTTCCATTGGTAAGCCCTCGAGAATACCCAATCCGCGCCCAAGGATACCTCTAAAAGATTTGGTATTCAATGAAAAATTCGGCGAAGCCTATTATTCCGAGTAA
- a CDS encoding cupin domain-containing protein, giving the protein MGKFTVHESEIEGVKRIPPRVSKVLICNKTVGATKISMGVNVTEVGSKIPAHSHDNQEEAMFIVSGKGKLIVEGEGEYELTPGTAIFAPVGVKHEIVNTGDEPIKIVWAYAPPLPEHLNK; this is encoded by the coding sequence ATGGGCAAATTTACTGTTCATGAAAGCGAAATTGAAGGTGTAAAAAGAATTCCTCCCAGGGTTTCAAAAGTATTGATTTGTAATAAGACCGTTGGTGCAACTAAAATATCAATGGGTGTAAACGTAACCGAGGTAGGAAGCAAAATACCGGCTCATAGCCATGATAATCAAGAAGAAGCCATGTTTATAGTTTCGGGAAAGGGGAAGCTCATAGTAGAAGGTGAAGGGGAATATGAATTAACGCCGGGCACCGCTATTTTTGCTCCCGTTGGAGTAAAACATGAAATTGTAAACACGGGCGATGAACCTATAAAAATTGTTTGGGCGTATGCTCCTCCGTTGCCCGAGCACCTCAATAAATAA
- a CDS encoding tripartite tricarboxylate transporter permease, with protein sequence MNIFLILYMAVGAIIGLIMGALPGLTVTMTIVLVVSLTFGWPMIDALAFIIGAFCGGVMGGSISAITLNIPGTAAAVATVFDGYPLKKKGEAPVALGLALFVSLIGGLLGILFLTIFGPLIGSIALKFGSQEYFLICLWGLSLVAILSKENIIKGFAAACIGLIISFIGMDPITGLMRFTFGSPLLSGGINYIVAMIGLFGMKEVFVQLSSKKTFKVDNFHYNIKDLFPKMDVVKKTLKCFSWSAPIGAIIGLLPGTGGDIASLVSYGVSKQLIKEPSRPFGEGAYEGVAAPEIANDSAIGGAITTLLTLGIPGDSVTAVMLGSFYLHGLLPGPTFMMTEKKYFYMIIVFLIISEFIAYFLGILGSNAMLRMLNFPKWFLLPFISILCVVGSYALQNNIYDVLFMVIFGLLGYILEKSGYPVSPIVLSIILGPMIETNFRKALISTGGMGSLLLSFITRPISLVLLVLIIATFITQTVLMKKIVNN encoded by the coding sequence ATGAACATATTTTTAATATTATATATGGCGGTTGGTGCAATCATCGGCTTAATAATGGGTGCCTTGCCTGGATTAACAGTTACTATGACCATAGTACTGGTAGTTTCTTTGACCTTTGGGTGGCCTATGATAGATGCCTTGGCGTTTATTATAGGAGCTTTTTGCGGAGGGGTTATGGGAGGGTCTATTTCAGCCATTACCTTAAATATTCCGGGAACGGCTGCGGCAGTGGCAACAGTATTTGACGGATATCCATTAAAAAAGAAAGGAGAAGCTCCTGTAGCCTTAGGATTGGCACTTTTTGTAAGTTTAATCGGCGGATTGCTGGGGATTTTGTTCCTGACCATATTTGGGCCGCTGATAGGGAGTATTGCTTTAAAATTTGGGAGTCAGGAGTATTTTTTAATATGCTTGTGGGGTCTAAGTTTAGTAGCAATTTTAAGCAAGGAAAATATAATAAAAGGATTTGCTGCCGCCTGCATAGGTTTAATAATTTCATTTATTGGAATGGATCCTATTACGGGCTTGATGAGATTTACTTTCGGCTCTCCTCTTTTAAGCGGAGGAATAAACTATATTGTTGCTATGATAGGTCTTTTTGGAATGAAGGAAGTTTTCGTACAGTTAAGCAGCAAGAAAACTTTTAAGGTGGATAATTTTCATTACAATATAAAAGATCTTTTTCCAAAAATGGACGTGGTTAAAAAGACCTTAAAGTGTTTTTCTTGGTCGGCTCCTATAGGAGCAATAATAGGACTGCTGCCGGGAACGGGTGGGGATATAGCTTCCCTCGTCAGTTATGGGGTGTCAAAGCAGTTAATTAAAGAACCCAGCAGGCCCTTTGGCGAGGGTGCTTATGAAGGGGTTGCTGCACCGGAAATAGCAAATGACTCAGCCATTGGCGGCGCGATAACAACACTTTTAACTCTTGGAATACCAGGAGACTCGGTAACAGCAGTAATGCTGGGTTCCTTTTATCTCCACGGATTATTGCCTGGACCTACCTTTATGATGACCGAGAAAAAATATTTTTATATGATAATAGTATTTTTAATAATAAGTGAGTTTATCGCTTACTTCCTTGGAATTCTGGGAAGCAATGCGATGTTAAGAATGCTTAACTTTCCAAAATGGTTTTTACTTCCCTTTATTTCAATTCTCTGCGTGGTTGGTTCCTATGCGCTGCAGAACAATATTTACGATGTCCTTTTTATGGTAATATTTGGATTGCTCGGGTACATTTTAGAAAAGTCCGGGTATCCGGTTAGCCCCATAGTCCTTTCTATAATATTGGGACCCATGATTGAAACTAATTTTAGAAAAGCACTAATCAGCACCGGCGGAATGGGGAGTTTGCTATTGTCTTTTATAACAAGGCCAATAAGCCTTGTACTCCTCGTTTTGATAATAGCTACTTTTATTACGCAAACGGTTCTTATGAAAAAGATTGTAAACAACTGA
- a CDS encoding NAD(P)-dependent malic enzyme, which produces MSLREEALKLHYENKGKLEVISKVPVDSKESLSLAYTPGVAEPCKEIHKDPEKIYDYTFKGNTVAVVSDGTAVLGLGNIGAKASLPVMEGKAVLFKCFAGVDAFPICIDTTDVDKIVETVKLIEPVFGGINLEDIAAPACFEVEEKLKKCLSIPVFHDDQHGTAIITLAALYNALKIVKKDINEITAVINGSGAAGTAIAKIFIRAGIKDVIMCDRNGIIYEGRKEGMNWAKEELAKITNKEKRQGTLKDALIDADVFIGVSSANIVSKDMVRSMKKDPIIFAMANPVPEIDPKDAYEAGAKIVGTGRSDYPNQINNVLAFPGVFRGALDVMATQINEEMKLAAANALSEIIAVNELREDYIIPKPFDERVAPSVAKAVAKAAIETKVARKIVDPEEIEERTKMLVKKANSYFKK; this is translated from the coding sequence ATGTCATTAAGAGAGGAAGCATTAAAGCTTCATTATGAAAACAAAGGAAAACTTGAGGTTATCAGTAAAGTACCGGTAGATAGTAAAGAGTCCTTAAGCCTCGCTTACACACCCGGAGTAGCTGAACCCTGCAAAGAGATACATAAAGACCCGGAAAAAATTTACGATTATACTTTCAAAGGTAATACGGTAGCAGTAGTTTCTGACGGAACTGCTGTATTAGGATTGGGAAATATCGGTGCAAAAGCTTCCTTACCGGTTATGGAAGGTAAAGCGGTTTTATTTAAGTGCTTTGCCGGTGTAGATGCATTTCCTATTTGTATTGATACTACTGATGTGGATAAAATCGTAGAAACCGTAAAGCTAATTGAGCCGGTTTTCGGTGGCATTAATTTAGAGGACATTGCAGCTCCTGCTTGCTTTGAAGTGGAAGAAAAATTAAAGAAATGTCTTTCTATACCCGTATTCCACGATGATCAACACGGTACAGCAATTATTACCCTGGCGGCGTTATATAATGCATTGAAAATCGTAAAAAAGGATATAAATGAAATTACCGCAGTTATAAACGGTTCCGGTGCTGCTGGTACCGCAATAGCAAAAATTTTTATACGAGCCGGAATAAAAGACGTAATCATGTGTGACCGAAACGGAATTATTTATGAAGGTAGAAAAGAAGGAATGAACTGGGCAAAAGAAGAGCTTGCAAAAATTACAAACAAGGAAAAAAGACAGGGCACTTTAAAAGACGCTTTAATTGATGCGGATGTTTTTATAGGAGTATCCTCTGCAAATATAGTAAGCAAGGATATGGTAAGGAGCATGAAAAAAGATCCGATAATTTTTGCAATGGCCAATCCGGTTCCTGAAATTGACCCAAAGGATGCATATGAAGCCGGAGCAAAAATTGTAGGTACCGGCAGGTCAGATTATCCAAATCAGATAAATAACGTACTGGCTTTCCCAGGCGTTTTCAGAGGAGCTCTTGACGTCATGGCCACTCAAATAAATGAAGAAATGAAGTTAGCAGCAGCGAACGCTTTATCAGAAATTATAGCAGTCAATGAGTTGAGAGAAGATTATATCATCCCAAAACCCTTTGACGAAAGAGTTGCCCCTTCAGTAGCAAAGGCCGTAGCAAAAGCTGCTATCGAAACAAAGGTGGCAAGGAAAATTGTTGACCCTGAGGAAATAGAAGAAAGAACAAAAATGCTCGTTAAAAAGGCAAATTCTTATTTCAAAAAGTAA
- a CDS encoding Bug family tripartite tricarboxylate transporter substrate binding protein has product MKRVKIISLLLIIVLLTSILYGCGQKQQANQQQQNKPKYPERSINVIVGFPAGGPTDLIARGIMPIVQEKLGVGIGVTNMPGAASATAANQVLSQPKDGYTLFFGSEIMSTWQTMGTIDLSPTRDFIPVKIVAQAIPVLAVPPNSKFDKVEDFIKFAKENPGKLRISTAGPATVPHISGLLLEKELGCKFTFVPYEGGRPAITAAMGGQVDATIEMVQSMVEAHKSKQIKILASFTNEPIEGLDIPAIGKIFPELSKYLPYGPYFGLFAAKDTPQEIIDVLKKAMDESIKDQRWLDYCKKLYLIPVDYSGQEAIKFLDNWTAKSAYILFDAGVAKNNPEQFGIKRPN; this is encoded by the coding sequence ATGAAAAGAGTAAAAATAATTTCCCTGCTTCTCATTATCGTTTTGTTAACATCGATATTATACGGATGCGGTCAAAAGCAGCAGGCAAACCAGCAACAGCAGAATAAGCCTAAATACCCCGAAAGGTCTATTAACGTAATAGTAGGTTTTCCTGCAGGTGGACCTACCGATTTGATTGCGCGAGGAATTATGCCTATTGTTCAGGAAAAGCTGGGCGTAGGCATAGGTGTTACCAATATGCCGGGAGCCGCAAGTGCTACCGCCGCTAACCAGGTATTGTCCCAGCCCAAGGATGGATATACACTCTTTTTTGGTTCGGAAATCATGTCCACATGGCAGACGATGGGAACGATTGATCTGAGCCCCACAAGAGACTTTATACCGGTCAAAATAGTTGCTCAGGCCATACCTGTACTGGCAGTCCCGCCGAATTCGAAATTTGATAAGGTAGAAGATTTTATAAAGTTTGCAAAGGAAAACCCGGGTAAATTGAGGATAAGTACCGCTGGTCCTGCCACAGTTCCGCATATTTCAGGCCTTCTTCTCGAAAAAGAACTCGGCTGCAAATTTACATTCGTTCCATACGAAGGTGGAAGACCTGCGATAACAGCTGCAATGGGCGGCCAGGTGGATGCAACGATAGAAATGGTTCAATCAATGGTGGAAGCCCATAAATCTAAACAGATAAAGATTCTTGCTTCCTTTACAAATGAGCCTATTGAAGGACTTGATATCCCGGCAATAGGAAAAATATTCCCAGAGCTTTCCAAGTACTTACCTTACGGCCCGTATTTTGGTCTTTTTGCAGCAAAGGATACACCCCAGGAAATTATCGATGTTTTAAAGAAAGCCATGGATGAATCCATTAAGGATCAAAGATGGCTGGATTACTGCAAGAAACTTTATCTAATACCCGTAGACTACAGCGGACAAGAGGCAATAAAATTCCTGGATAACTGGACTGCAAAATCAGCCTACATACTTTTCGATGCGGGTGTTGCAAAAAATAATCCGGAACAGTTTGGGATAAAAAGACCCAACTAA
- a CDS encoding CoA transferase subunit A: protein MNNKVKSLSEVVSQIPDEGAVIAFGGFAIARNPIAFVMEMIRQQKRKLRVYQIVAGMDTDLLVGAGLVERLEYSGGSLDRFGRLERINEAIDKGKLDVREYTGMSMSLRFLAGSMGIPFIPTKTLLGTDMLRILVEKNDDAVRVENSLFDGERYVYLKAIKPDFAVIHAQYADEKGNVIIEGPYWDVETAKSAKKLFVTVEKIVSSEFIKRFPEKVVIPSMYTSAVIEVPFGAFPTSVYKFYDYDQKFLMQYAEINKNKDEFEKFINEFVFGTKDFVEFLEKIGGIRRLNEILADPVYGY from the coding sequence TTGAATAATAAGGTAAAAAGCTTATCTGAAGTGGTAAGCCAGATACCCGATGAGGGGGCGGTAATTGCTTTTGGCGGTTTTGCCATAGCAAGGAATCCCATAGCTTTTGTAATGGAAATGATCAGACAACAAAAAAGAAAACTAAGGGTTTATCAAATAGTTGCGGGAATGGACACCGATCTGTTGGTGGGAGCTGGATTGGTGGAAAGATTGGAGTACAGCGGCGGCTCCCTTGATAGATTCGGCAGGCTCGAAAGAATTAACGAAGCAATAGATAAGGGTAAGTTGGATGTAAGAGAATATACAGGTATGAGTATGTCCTTGAGATTCCTGGCAGGTTCTATGGGTATTCCTTTTATCCCCACAAAGACTTTACTGGGAACCGATATGTTGAGGATATTGGTGGAAAAAAACGATGATGCGGTAAGGGTTGAAAATTCTCTCTTTGATGGTGAAAGATACGTATATCTTAAAGCGATAAAACCTGATTTTGCGGTTATACATGCTCAATATGCGGATGAAAAGGGAAATGTGATAATTGAAGGACCCTACTGGGATGTGGAGACAGCAAAATCTGCAAAAAAACTCTTTGTAACCGTTGAAAAAATTGTATCATCGGAATTCATTAAGAGGTTTCCCGAAAAGGTGGTTATTCCGAGCATGTACACGTCAGCCGTGATTGAAGTTCCTTTTGGAGCATTCCCCACTTCGGTTTACAAATTCTATGATTATGATCAGAAGTTTTTAATGCAGTATGCTGAGATAAACAAGAACAAAGATGAATTTGAAAAATTCATAAATGAATTTGTATTCGGAACAAAGGACTTTGTTGAATTCTTAGAAAAAATTGGGGGCATAAGGCGTCTCAATGAAATCTTAGCAGATCCGGTATACGGATATTAA
- a CDS encoding aldehyde ferredoxin oxidoreductase C-terminal domain-containing protein — protein sequence MNKIIRVNMKTKEVKIEEPKKDYELLGGRALTSRIIYDEVEPECDPLGEKNKLIIAPGLLSGTAVSSSSRISVGCKSPLTNGIKEANSGGLIGTYLSKNGIKAIVVESLPEDENSYILEIDEEKISLTFDNQLKFSGTYETVEKLFKKYGEDTAILCIGPAGERKMRAASIAATDPNGELKFAARGGVGAVMGSKGLKAIIVKNPKNSKINYYDREAFLELAKTINKELLADPKTGDSYKKYGTAQIVNAVNAIGALPTKNFKCGAFEFAKNLSGETMYDTIVKRGGEGKTGISCMPGCVIRCSNVYPDECGKKIVSTLQYETIALVGSNLGFSNLDSVAKLNKEINDLGLDTIEMGCVLGVAIDAGFAEYGNEESCLKLLEEIRKNTVLGRVLGNGVEITGKVLGANRIPAAKGQGFPGYDPRALKGNGVLYAISPMGADHTAGNAFGSRNEVNPLSKEKQGELSRNLQIKMTTLDSLGFCIFARGPLFKDPSTMKNLIYYYLGIEIETEKIWDMGINTLKIEREFNIKAGISPCMDKLPEFCYKEELPPTNAVFDVPEEEMKKAII from the coding sequence ATGAATAAGATCATCAGAGTAAACATGAAGACAAAAGAAGTGAAAATAGAAGAACCAAAAAAGGATTACGAACTTTTGGGTGGAAGAGCCTTAACCTCAAGAATAATATATGATGAAGTTGAACCGGAATGCGATCCTTTAGGTGAAAAAAACAAATTAATAATAGCACCCGGTTTGCTCTCCGGGACGGCGGTATCCAGCTCAAGCAGAATATCGGTTGGGTGCAAAAGCCCGTTGACTAACGGAATTAAAGAAGCAAACAGCGGAGGCTTGATAGGGACCTATCTTTCAAAAAATGGAATTAAGGCAATTGTAGTCGAAAGTTTACCCGAGGACGAAAATTCATATATATTGGAAATTGATGAGGAAAAAATTAGCCTTACTTTTGACAACCAATTAAAATTTTCTGGGACCTACGAAACTGTTGAAAAGCTGTTTAAAAAATACGGCGAAGATACTGCAATTCTGTGCATTGGCCCTGCAGGAGAAAGAAAAATGCGGGCTGCAAGCATTGCAGCCACCGATCCTAACGGAGAATTAAAATTCGCTGCAAGGGGCGGAGTCGGCGCTGTAATGGGGAGTAAAGGATTAAAGGCGATTATAGTAAAAAATCCAAAGAACAGTAAAATAAATTATTATGACAGAGAAGCTTTTTTAGAGCTTGCTAAAACGATAAACAAAGAATTACTGGCAGATCCAAAGACAGGAGATTCGTACAAAAAATACGGAACGGCTCAAATAGTAAATGCCGTCAATGCAATTGGGGCTTTGCCAACAAAAAACTTCAAATGTGGAGCTTTTGAATTTGCCAAGAATTTAAGCGGTGAAACAATGTACGATACAATCGTAAAAAGAGGAGGAGAGGGAAAAACAGGAATTTCCTGTATGCCCGGGTGTGTTATAAGATGCAGTAATGTATATCCGGATGAATGCGGGAAAAAGATTGTGTCTACATTGCAATATGAAACGATAGCTCTGGTTGGTTCAAATCTCGGGTTTTCAAATTTGGATTCAGTTGCAAAATTAAATAAGGAAATTAATGATTTAGGCCTTGATACGATTGAAATGGGTTGTGTTTTAGGAGTGGCTATTGATGCAGGATTTGCGGAATACGGAAATGAGGAAAGCTGTTTAAAACTTCTTGAAGAAATAAGAAAAAATACCGTATTGGGGCGAGTATTAGGAAATGGCGTAGAAATTACCGGAAAAGTATTGGGTGCTAATAGAATTCCTGCTGCAAAGGGTCAAGGTTTTCCGGGATATGACCCGCGGGCATTAAAGGGAAACGGTGTACTTTACGCTATATCTCCTATGGGAGCGGATCATACAGCGGGCAATGCATTTGGTTCCAGAAACGAAGTGAATCCTCTGAGTAAAGAAAAACAGGGAGAATTATCAAGAAACCTTCAAATAAAGATGACTACCCTTGACAGTTTGGGATTTTGTATATTTGCAAGAGGGCCGCTTTTTAAAGATCCTTCTACGATGAAAAATTTAATTTATTATTATCTGGGAATAGAAATAGAAACGGAAAAAATATGGGATATGGGAATTAATACTTTGAAAATTGAAAGAGAATTTAACATTAAAGCTGGAATAAGCCCTTGTATGGACAAATTACCGGAATTTTGCTATAAGGAAGAACTTCCTCCGACAAATGCGGTTTTCGATGTACCCGAGGAGGAAATGAAAAAGGCGATAATATAA
- a CDS encoding MoaD/ThiS family protein, which produces MVKVKLHLHLARFGEMGNKEFTINYEENMTLESLLKKLRIPKEEVGMFVVNGRWQDKNYIILDKDSIEIFPVYLGG; this is translated from the coding sequence ATGGTCAAAGTAAAACTACATTTGCACCTGGCAAGATTCGGTGAAATGGGAAATAAAGAATTTACAATTAACTACGAGGAAAATATGACCCTGGAATCGCTGTTAAAAAAGCTAAGAATACCAAAAGAAGAGGTAGGAATGTTTGTGGTGAATGGAAGATGGCAGGATAAAAATTACATTATTCTTGATAAAGATAGTATTGAAATATTTCCGGTTTATCTGGGTGGGTAA
- a CDS encoding CoA-transferase subunit beta: MTINFTTNELMAVTAARLIKDNENVVVGLGLPQIAALLAKNTHAPNLNIIYEIGVINPEAEEMGVGIADPRLWYKSEYFTSFVGTLGNVLQKGLVDVGFLGGLQTDRFGNINSTLVRSEKGIRHINGSGGAADIASLARRLLIIMKHDKRKLVENVDYITSVGYLRGGNSRKESGLPMCENITIITNLCVFGFDENKSIKLLSIHPGVSVEEIIENTGIKIEIPEGVKTTEEPTEAEINLLRTTIDPLKLYIK; the protein is encoded by the coding sequence ATGACTATTAATTTCACTACGAATGAGCTTATGGCTGTAACCGCTGCAAGGCTTATTAAAGATAATGAAAATGTGGTAGTAGGTTTAGGTTTACCCCAGATTGCCGCACTGCTTGCTAAGAATACCCATGCTCCCAATCTTAATATAATATACGAGATCGGGGTTATTAATCCGGAAGCTGAAGAGATGGGAGTTGGTATTGCCGACCCGAGGTTATGGTATAAAAGCGAGTATTTTACAAGCTTTGTTGGAACCTTAGGAAACGTCCTTCAAAAAGGGCTTGTGGATGTGGGATTCTTGGGAGGATTGCAGACTGATAGATTTGGAAACATAAACAGCACCCTGGTTAGATCTGAAAAGGGAATAAGACATATTAATGGGAGCGGTGGAGCTGCCGATATTGCAAGCCTGGCCAGGAGATTGTTGATTATAATGAAGCACGATAAAAGGAAATTGGTAGAAAATGTGGATTATATAACGAGCGTTGGGTATCTAAGAGGCGGTAATTCCCGAAAAGAAAGCGGTCTACCCATGTGTGAAAACATAACAATCATTACCAACCTCTGCGTTTTCGGTTTTGATGAAAATAAATCAATAAAGCTACTTTCAATACATCCCGGAGTTTCTGTGGAAGAAATAATTGAAAATACAGGGATAAAAATTGAAATTCCCGAAGGAGTAAAAACTACGGAGGAACCTACGGAAGCGGAGATAAATTTACTAAGAACGACTATAGACCCATTGAAACTTTATATTAAATAA
- a CDS encoding tripartite tricarboxylate transporter TctB family protein, with product MDYSKLLDVISIILASIICFLVFFNLYTISSSQNIPLISVESPIIFPFLIGITLLILLLIIIFEQSKFWKNYREDSEYRKNVINELKDVLFYFAGLVIYISFLKKLHFNVSTIIFTACVMILLARKELNLKKIFQVILSSVGLVLVIDFVFSGIFKIILP from the coding sequence ATGGATTATTCCAAATTACTGGATGTAATATCCATTATTTTGGCATCAATTATTTGTTTCCTGGTGTTTTTTAATTTATATACCATCTCTTCTTCTCAAAACATTCCTCTAATTTCAGTGGAATCACCGATAATTTTTCCATTTTTAATAGGAATAACTTTATTAATTTTATTGCTTATTATCATATTCGAACAATCAAAATTCTGGAAAAATTACAGGGAAGATAGCGAGTACAGAAAAAATGTCATAAATGAATTAAAGGATGTGTTGTTTTACTTTGCAGGATTGGTTATATATATTTCTTTTTTAAAAAAGCTTCACTTTAATGTATCCACGATAATATTTACCGCATGTGTAATGATTTTACTTGCGAGAAAGGAATTAAATTTAAAGAAAATTTTTCAGGTTATTCTTTCATCGGTAGGTTTGGTATTGGTAATAGATTTTGTATTCAGCGGTATTTTTAAGATAATCCTGCCGTAG
- a CDS encoding DUF362 domain-containing protein, whose product MLYVDKEKCEGCEACVAVCGTGAAQIIDGKSEIDVNQCVECYACKNVCPYEAILEKN is encoded by the coding sequence ATGCTCTACGTGGACAAAGAAAAATGCGAAGGATGCGAAGCATGTGTAGCCGTTTGCGGGACGGGAGCTGCTCAAATAATTGATGGAAAATCGGAAATAGATGTAAATCAGTGTGTGGAGTGTTACGCGTGTAAAAACGTGTGTCCCTATGAAGCTATTTTAGAGAAAAATTAG
- a CDS encoding Fe-S-containing hydro-lyase, with product MIKSIKTPLTPEIIDDLKAGDKVLITGIIYSARDAAHKRLFEMIQKGEELPVDLKGQIIYYAGPCPAKPGTVIGSAGPTTSGRMDPYTPLLIEKGLKGMIGKGLRSKEVVDAIITHKAVYFAAIGGAGALLADTIKKAEVVAFPELGPEAIYEFHVEDFPAIVVIDKDGNDLYKIGKENYRKI from the coding sequence ATGATTAAATCAATTAAAACTCCTTTAACTCCTGAAATCATAGATGATTTAAAAGCAGGTGATAAGGTGCTTATTACCGGCATAATCTATTCAGCAAGAGATGCGGCTCATAAACGTTTATTTGAAATGATCCAAAAAGGAGAAGAGCTTCCTGTAGATTTAAAAGGACAAATAATATACTACGCAGGTCCTTGTCCCGCAAAACCCGGAACAGTAATTGGTTCTGCCGGTCCTACCACAAGCGGTCGTATGGACCCCTATACACCTTTACTTATAGAAAAAGGTTTAAAAGGTATGATAGGTAAAGGACTTCGTTCAAAAGAGGTCGTCGACGCCATCATAACTCATAAAGCAGTATATTTTGCTGCTATAGGTGGAGCGGGGGCACTTTTAGCGGATACCATTAAAAAAGCAGAAGTAGTAGCTTTCCCAGAGCTTGGGCCAGAAGCTATCTATGAATTCCATGTGGAAGATTTTCCTGCAATAGTTGTCATAGATAAAGACGGTAACGATTTATATAAAATCGGCAAAGAAAATTACAGGAAAATATAA
- a CDS encoding fumarate hydratase, producing MREIHIDEIISAVEKLCIDANIILPDDVKREINKYYETESSPLGKEVLKDIIKNYKIAEEKNIPICQDTGFAVFFVKLGQDLKIVGGNLTDAINEGVRRGYKNGYLRKSIVNDPLIHRKNTGDNTPAIVHYEIVPGDKLQITFAPKGGGSENMSALRMLKPADGVEGVKKFVLETVDKAGSNPCPPIIIGVGIGGTIEVATLIAKKALLRPIGQPHPQPEIAELEKELLNEVNKLGIGPQGFGGTTTALAVHIETFPAHIASLPVAINIQCHVARHKEIEL from the coding sequence ATGAGGGAAATCCACATAGACGAAATAATATCTGCAGTAGAAAAGCTTTGCATTGATGCAAATATAATATTACCCGATGATGTAAAAAGAGAAATTAATAAATATTATGAAACGGAGTCTTCTCCCTTAGGAAAAGAAGTTTTAAAAGACATTATTAAAAACTATAAAATAGCTGAGGAAAAGAACATTCCGATATGTCAGGACACCGGTTTTGCAGTATTTTTTGTCAAGCTTGGTCAGGATTTAAAAATAGTCGGCGGAAATTTGACCGATGCTATCAATGAAGGTGTAAGAAGAGGTTACAAAAACGGTTATTTAAGAAAATCCATTGTCAACGATCCATTAATCCATAGAAAAAATACCGGTGATAATACACCGGCTATTGTACACTATGAAATAGTTCCCGGAGATAAATTGCAAATCACTTTTGCTCCAAAGGGTGGCGGCAGTGAAAACATGAGTGCTCTTCGTATGTTAAAGCCTGCCGATGGTGTAGAAGGTGTAAAAAAATTCGTTTTAGAAACCGTAGATAAAGCGGGTTCCAACCCATGTCCTCCTATAATTATAGGTGTTGGTATTGGCGGTACAATAGAAGTTGCCACATTGATAGCAAAAAAAGCTTTATTAAGACCTATCGGTCAACCTCATCCTCAGCCGGAAATTGCCGAGTTAGAAAAAGAGCTGTTAAATGAAGTAAACAAACTCGGTATAGGTCCTCAAGGATTCGGAGGTACCACAACAGCTTTGGCTGTTCACATCGAAACATTCCCCGCACATATAGCAAGCCTTCCCGTTGCAATAAATATACAATGCCATGTAGCAAGGCATAAAGAAATAGAGCTTTAG